In one window of Burkholderia sp. NRF60-BP8 DNA:
- a CDS encoding S10 family serine carboxypeptidase-like protein — protein MKPDRSSTGSRRVRRGRLGGLGALTAMTLALAACGGDDSSSVGASSLAQATASQQASAQAAGTQAPAANQPYVDLVAYSMNATDGLAPSQVAEKAAVMHYQWKGGGKTIDYTTTTGHLTAQDANGNAEASMSYVAYTAPSTNGKPRPVTFVYNGGPGSSSIWLRLGSFAPTRVATPDPLFGNNWPNYPLVDNAESLIDTTDLVFIDPPGTGLSEAVLPNTNQKYWGSDADVNIMRDFIQRYLNVNSRGTSPIYLYGESYGTPRTDMLALALESAGVHLTGIVLQSSILNYFADAVEAVAITQSTEGLLLDTDTVAGYLPGYAAVAAYFNQVSPAPVNQDLYALQTELFTTLIYSQLQKYSQSWVLSQLGIPDALGTPVFPSDATLRLWSIPSSLTQQALRGYFNANPFGTSLLPGTTIGRYDGRVSLPNSDPRLQTDGDPSDILISQPFTNALATQMPDYLGYTAPNATYLPLNDNIIGVWDFSHDGQPMPDTIPDLLGALQLNPKLRVLAENGYHDLATPFFNTEKQLARLQTVKGLNPKLQVNFFQGGHMTYLDDVARPLMKRDLQTFYKGARIPTALTLRMLPPPWPDENPPSVPTGSVPGATAATTLAAAP, from the coding sequence ATGAAACCAGACAGGAGCAGTACCGGCAGCCGCCGCGTTCGTCGCGGCCGGCTGGGCGGGCTAGGCGCATTGACCGCCATGACACTGGCGCTCGCGGCATGCGGCGGCGACGATTCGTCGTCCGTCGGCGCGTCGAGCCTCGCACAGGCCACCGCGAGCCAGCAGGCCAGCGCGCAGGCGGCCGGCACCCAGGCGCCGGCGGCCAACCAGCCGTACGTCGACCTGGTCGCGTATTCGATGAACGCGACCGACGGCCTCGCGCCGTCGCAGGTGGCCGAGAAAGCGGCCGTCATGCATTACCAGTGGAAGGGCGGCGGCAAGACGATCGACTACACGACGACCACCGGCCACCTGACCGCGCAGGACGCGAACGGCAATGCGGAAGCGTCGATGTCGTATGTCGCGTACACGGCGCCCAGCACGAACGGCAAGCCGCGCCCGGTCACGTTCGTCTATAACGGCGGGCCGGGCTCGTCGTCGATCTGGCTGCGGCTCGGCTCGTTCGCGCCGACCCGCGTGGCCACGCCCGATCCGCTGTTCGGCAACAACTGGCCGAACTATCCGCTCGTCGACAATGCGGAAAGCCTGATCGACACCACCGACCTCGTGTTCATCGACCCGCCCGGCACCGGGCTGTCGGAGGCCGTGTTGCCGAACACCAACCAGAAGTACTGGGGTTCCGACGCGGACGTGAACATCATGCGCGACTTCATCCAGCGCTACCTGAACGTCAACAGCCGCGGCACGTCGCCGATCTACCTGTACGGCGAATCGTACGGCACGCCGCGTACCGACATGCTCGCGCTCGCGCTCGAATCGGCCGGCGTGCACCTGACGGGCATCGTGCTGCAGTCGTCGATCCTGAACTACTTCGCGGATGCGGTGGAAGCGGTGGCGATCACGCAGTCGACCGAAGGGCTGCTGCTCGATACCGACACGGTGGCCGGCTATCTGCCCGGCTACGCGGCGGTCGCGGCGTACTTCAACCAGGTCTCGCCGGCGCCGGTGAACCAGGATCTGTACGCACTGCAGACGGAATTGTTCACGACGCTGATCTACAGCCAGTTGCAGAAGTACTCGCAGTCGTGGGTGTTGAGCCAGCTCGGCATTCCGGATGCGCTCGGCACGCCGGTGTTCCCGAGCGATGCGACGCTCAGGCTGTGGTCGATCCCGTCGAGCCTCACGCAGCAGGCGCTGCGCGGCTACTTCAACGCGAATCCGTTCGGCACGAGCCTGCTGCCGGGCACGACGATCGGCCGGTATGACGGGCGCGTGTCGTTGCCGAATTCCGATCCGCGGCTGCAGACCGACGGCGATCCGTCCGACATCCTGATCTCGCAGCCGTTCACGAACGCGCTCGCGACGCAGATGCCGGACTATCTCGGCTACACGGCCCCGAACGCGACGTACCTGCCGCTGAACGACAACATCATCGGCGTCTGGGACTTCTCGCACGACGGCCAGCCGATGCCCGACACGATCCCCGATCTGCTCGGTGCGCTGCAGCTCAACCCGAAGCTTCGCGTGCTCGCGGAGAACGGCTACCACGATCTCGCGACGCCGTTCTTCAACACGGAGAAGCAGCTCGCGCGGCTGCAGACGGTCAAGGGCCTGAATCCGAAGCTGCAGGTGAACTTCTTCCAGGGCGGCCACATGACTTACCTGGACGACGTCGCCCGTCCGCTGATGAAGCGGGACCTGCAGACGTTCTACAAGGGCGCGCGGATTCCGACGGCGCTGACGCTGCGCATGCTGCCGCCGCCGTGGCCGGACGAAAACCCGCCCAGCGTGCCGACCGGCAGCGTCCCGGGCGCGACGGCCGCGACGACGCTGGCGGCCGCCCCGTGA
- a CDS encoding alcohol dehydrogenase catalytic domain-containing protein, producing the protein MKAAILKSFGGPLAIETMPDPVLGTGEVVVDVVATPVLPYAREVFSGERRYPLELPIVPGCGAIGRVRQTGPDATQLQPGDWVFCDPTVRSRDDARMPDIVLQGWSTRGEGGKQLQRYFHDGPFAERLRVPTENAVRIGAIASADAARWCALNTLLVPYGGLLASDLRAGEIVLVSGATGHFGSACVAVALAMGARCVVAPGRNVRVLADLERRFGDRVRTVELTGDETGDRIRMQQAAPGPIDCVIDLMPPSVPATTVRAAVMAVRPYGRVVLMGGVGMLGGAGLELPYPWIMRNDITLRGKWMYPTQAVTLMTGLVRGGLLDLGQFDVTAFALDDANDAVTHAAEHGGPFRMTVIAP; encoded by the coding sequence ATGAAAGCTGCGATTCTGAAGTCGTTCGGCGGGCCGCTCGCGATCGAAACGATGCCGGACCCCGTGCTCGGCACCGGCGAAGTCGTCGTGGACGTCGTCGCGACGCCGGTTCTGCCCTATGCGCGGGAAGTATTCAGCGGCGAGCGCCGCTATCCGCTTGAGCTGCCGATCGTGCCCGGCTGCGGCGCGATCGGCCGGGTCCGGCAAACCGGCCCCGACGCGACGCAATTGCAGCCGGGCGACTGGGTGTTCTGCGACCCGACCGTCCGCTCGCGCGACGACGCGCGAATGCCCGACATCGTGCTGCAGGGCTGGAGCACGCGCGGTGAAGGCGGCAAGCAGTTGCAGCGCTATTTTCACGACGGTCCGTTCGCCGAACGGCTGCGCGTGCCGACCGAGAACGCGGTGCGCATCGGCGCGATCGCGTCGGCCGACGCCGCACGCTGGTGCGCGCTCAATACCCTGCTCGTGCCTTACGGCGGGCTGCTGGCATCCGACCTGCGCGCCGGCGAAATCGTGCTCGTCAGCGGCGCGACCGGCCATTTCGGCAGCGCCTGCGTCGCGGTGGCGCTGGCAATGGGCGCGCGCTGCGTGGTCGCGCCCGGCCGCAACGTGCGCGTGCTCGCGGATCTCGAACGCCGCTTCGGCGACCGCGTGCGCACGGTCGAGCTGACCGGCGACGAAACCGGAGACCGCATCCGCATGCAGCAGGCGGCGCCGGGGCCGATCGACTGCGTGATCGACCTGATGCCGCCGTCGGTGCCCGCGACGACGGTGCGCGCGGCCGTGATGGCGGTTCGCCCGTACGGGCGCGTGGTGCTGATGGGCGGCGTCGGCATGCTCGGCGGGGCCGGGCTCGAGCTGCCGTATCCGTGGATCATGCGCAACGACATCACGCTGCGCGGCAAATGGATGTACCCGACGCAAGCCGTGACGCTGATGACCGGGCTCGTTCGCGGCGGGCTGCTCGACCTCGGACAATTCGACGTGACGGCCTTCGCGCTCGACGACGCGAACGACGCGGTTACGCATGCGGCGGAGCACGGCGGGCCGTTCAGGATGACGGTGATCGCGCCTTAA
- a CDS encoding helix-turn-helix transcriptional regulator — MTVTTRTPFGDFLRSRRKKLRPEAVGLHGGPRRRTPGLRREEVAELAGIGVDWYVRLEQGRDVNPSEATLDALARALRLDKAEAVHLRTLARRDGPRAFVPEHVPPTLARLVAHLRQPAYVTGRRWDILAWNAAAAEVLGFDRLAQADRNILVYMFETPHARALFAASWADEARRMIALFRTSHDLYASDPAFVALVARLRAGSAEFAQWWDAHDVRSGVSGEKVLVHAQRGTQRYEYATFQANDDPALKLAIYTPVNGDERA; from the coding sequence ATGACCGTCACCACGCGAACCCCGTTCGGCGATTTCCTGCGCTCGCGGCGCAAGAAGCTGCGCCCGGAAGCCGTCGGTCTGCACGGCGGCCCGCGCCGGCGCACGCCCGGCCTGCGGCGCGAGGAGGTCGCGGAACTCGCGGGCATCGGCGTCGACTGGTACGTCCGGCTCGAGCAGGGGCGCGACGTCAACCCGTCGGAGGCGACGCTCGACGCGCTGGCGCGTGCGTTGCGGCTCGACAAGGCCGAAGCCGTCCATCTGCGCACGCTCGCACGGCGCGACGGGCCGCGTGCGTTCGTGCCGGAACACGTGCCGCCGACCCTCGCGCGGCTCGTCGCGCACCTTCGGCAGCCTGCCTACGTGACCGGCCGGCGCTGGGACATCCTCGCGTGGAATGCCGCCGCGGCCGAGGTGCTCGGCTTCGACCGGCTGGCGCAAGCCGATCGCAATATCCTGGTCTACATGTTCGAGACGCCGCACGCGCGTGCGCTGTTCGCCGCGAGCTGGGCCGACGAGGCGCGGCGGATGATCGCGCTGTTTCGCACGAGCCACGATCTCTACGCGAGCGATCCGGCGTTCGTCGCGCTGGTCGCGCGATTGCGCGCCGGCAGCGCCGAGTTCGCGCAATGGTGGGATGCGCATGACGTGCGCAGCGGCGTGTCCGGCGAGAAAGTGCTCGTGCATGCGCAACGCGGCACGCAGCGCTACGAGTACGCGACGTTCCAGGCGAACGACGATCCCGCGCTGAAGCTGGCGATCTATACGCCGGTGAACGGCGATGAACGGGCCTGA
- a CDS encoding aminotransferase class V-fold PLP-dependent enzyme gives MSAPTPLHYLDYAATTPADPAVIDAMTACLGFDGIFGNPASSSHAAGRQAKDKVEHARAQVAALIGADADEIVWTSGATESNNLALKGYAENATGKRHLITSRLEHKAVLDTMANLSKRGMQVTFLTPDAHGEITADAVAAALGPDTGLVSLMLVNNEIGTLTDIGAIARIVHAAGALLHVDAAQALGKTPIDVRALGIDMMSMSAHKVYGPKGIGALFVRREIASRIAPQIHGGGHERGLRSGTLATHQIVGMGVACELAAEKLDGEAARIAALGARLTDALFALGDITQNAAAARRIPHTLSLTVNAPGFFPFMLGEALAVSSTSACNSTSGAPSHVLTAIGLDAETAGRTVRISFGRFTTEQDVDFAIGCFARAIEQCRAAAATGFTASRQITPADLKAIRNAGFRAVICNRPDGEGVDQPSFDEIAAAARELGMDARYLPVERDRIGDAEVDAFGALVDTLPKPVLAYCRSGSRSGMLWNRLSARRAA, from the coding sequence ATGAGCGCCCCCACCCCGCTGCACTACCTCGACTACGCAGCCACGACCCCCGCCGACCCTGCCGTGATCGACGCGATGACGGCCTGCCTCGGCTTCGACGGCATCTTCGGCAACCCCGCATCCAGTTCGCACGCCGCCGGCCGGCAAGCGAAGGACAAGGTCGAACACGCCCGTGCGCAGGTCGCCGCGCTGATCGGCGCGGACGCCGACGAGATCGTCTGGACGTCGGGCGCCACCGAATCGAACAACCTCGCGCTGAAGGGCTATGCGGAAAACGCGACCGGCAAGCGCCACCTGATCACGAGCCGCCTCGAGCACAAGGCCGTGCTCGACACGATGGCGAACCTGTCGAAGCGCGGCATGCAGGTCACTTTCCTGACGCCCGACGCCCACGGCGAAATCACCGCCGACGCGGTGGCGGCCGCGCTCGGCCCCGACACCGGCCTCGTGTCGCTGATGCTCGTGAACAACGAGATCGGCACGCTGACCGACATCGGCGCGATCGCCCGCATCGTGCACGCGGCCGGCGCGCTGCTCCACGTCGACGCCGCGCAGGCGCTCGGCAAGACGCCGATCGACGTGCGCGCGCTCGGCATCGACATGATGTCGATGTCCGCCCACAAGGTGTACGGCCCCAAGGGGATCGGCGCGCTGTTCGTCCGCCGCGAGATCGCGAGCCGGATCGCGCCGCAGATTCACGGCGGCGGCCACGAGCGCGGGCTGCGTTCGGGCACACTCGCGACGCATCAGATCGTCGGCATGGGTGTCGCATGCGAACTCGCCGCCGAGAAACTCGACGGCGAAGCCGCGCGGATCGCTGCGCTCGGCGCGCGGCTCACCGACGCGCTGTTCGCGCTCGGCGACATCACGCAGAACGCGGCCGCCGCCCGCCGCATCCCGCACACGCTGAGCCTGACGGTCAATGCGCCGGGCTTCTTCCCGTTCATGCTCGGCGAAGCGCTCGCCGTGTCGTCCACCTCCGCATGCAATTCGACCAGCGGCGCACCGTCCCACGTGCTGACCGCGATCGGCCTCGACGCGGAAACGGCCGGGCGTACCGTGCGCATCAGTTTCGGGCGCTTCACGACGGAGCAGGACGTCGACTTCGCGATCGGCTGTTTCGCGCGGGCGATCGAGCAATGCCGGGCGGCCGCGGCGACCGGCTTCACCGCGTCGAGGCAGATCACGCCGGCCGACCTGAAGGCGATCCGCAATGCGGGCTTTCGTGCGGTGATCTGCAACCGGCCGGATGGCGAAGGTGTGGATCAGCCGTCGTTCGACGAGATCGCCGCGGCCGCGCGCGAACTGGGGATGGACGCGCGCTACCTGCCGGTCGAGCGCGACCGCATCGGCGACGCGGAAGTCGACGCGTTCGGCGCACTGGTCGACACGCTGCCGAAGCCGGTGCTCGCGTATTGCCGCAGCGGCAGCCGCTCCGGCATGCTGTGGAATCGGCTATCCGCTCGACGGGCGGCGTGA
- a CDS encoding MipA/OmpV family protein: MKIAARRARPLWLIAASFALSSASAWADDAMSPPDSDHSGLTILDHATNVTHWGLGAGVGVEPSVYSGDGTRVLPFPLVYFDNKWVQAIGTTIDLKIGSWSGVNLALRGQFSLFDGYKGSDAPILNGMDNRKGALWYGPALSWSTRFGTLSGSFLLGGNKGERAKIGFEKAFALGAFSIAPHVGVEWLSDKYVDYYYGVRPSEARAWRAAYSAGSAVNVSAGTRIDYRLTKQQTVFVDVGVSRLGDGITDSPLVGRRVVPEARIGYMYRFK, translated from the coding sequence GTGAAAATTGCCGCCCGCCGCGCACGTCCGTTATGGCTGATTGCCGCTTCATTCGCACTGTCATCCGCTTCCGCATGGGCGGACGACGCCATGAGCCCGCCCGATTCCGATCATTCGGGGCTGACCATCCTCGACCACGCGACGAACGTCACGCATTGGGGATTGGGCGCCGGCGTCGGCGTCGAGCCGTCGGTCTACAGCGGCGACGGCACCCGCGTATTGCCTTTTCCGCTGGTCTACTTCGACAACAAATGGGTGCAGGCCATCGGCACCACCATCGATCTGAAAATCGGCAGCTGGAGCGGCGTCAATCTCGCGCTGCGTGGCCAGTTCTCGCTGTTCGACGGATACAAGGGCTCGGACGCACCGATCCTGAACGGCATGGACAATCGCAAGGGCGCGTTGTGGTACGGCCCTGCACTGTCATGGAGCACGCGCTTCGGCACGTTGTCGGGCAGTTTCCTGCTCGGCGGAAACAAGGGCGAACGCGCGAAGATCGGCTTCGAGAAGGCGTTCGCGCTCGGCGCGTTCTCGATCGCGCCGCATGTCGGCGTGGAATGGCTGAGCGACAAATACGTCGACTACTATTACGGCGTGCGACCATCCGAGGCACGTGCGTGGCGCGCCGCATACAGCGCGGGTTCGGCCGTGAACGTGTCGGCCGGCACCCGTATCGACTACCGGCTGACGAAGCAGCAGACGGTGTTCGTGGACGTGGGTGTGTCGCGTCTCGGCGACGGCATCACCGACAGTCCGCTCGTCGGAAGACGGGTCGTTCCCGAGGCCAGAATCGGCTACATGTATCGGTTCAAGTGA